The following coding sequences lie in one Phragmites australis chromosome 8, lpPhrAust1.1, whole genome shotgun sequence genomic window:
- the LOC133926716 gene encoding LOW QUALITY PROTEIN: uncharacterized protein LOC133926716 (The sequence of the model RefSeq protein was modified relative to this genomic sequence to represent the inferred CDS: inserted 1 base in 1 codon; substituted 1 base at 1 genomic stop codon), whose protein sequence is MGGARAQVNKPHKSRFASKASRHAHKIDKVRSGNSESSHRAAVKGARAARVQRSKAIRDXKRAALLKEKRSSIGSSSTPRVIVLVSLSSSADVRPLAKDLLTFADGGDGELTSSTVASPTYKLRTTVLQAPYGDLTSCMELAKVADLLAFVLSANSLYSSDSSNPIDEFGSQCLSIFRAMGLPSTAVFIRDLPPDNKSRQELKKAAIAFLSAELPEDCKFYLADTKDDLHKFMWLFKEQNLLSPHWRNQRPYIMSEKACIEPDDNTGLCTLLVSGYLRAHNLSVNQLVHVSGAGDFQLGQIDALKDPFPVSEQKSSDVMETEDNGIHIVNAFVPDPLNQEPLXENVADPLAGEQTWPTEAETEEANTNNKHRKLVKRKLPRGTSEYQAAWIVDDTDDEGDDSDNDNQAGSQMVIDEQDHPDQASDGSDIDAVSHFTDKFDEETVGGTEMADEENLTREQIEAEIKKIKEAKAEDEEFPDEVETPLDVPAKKRFAKYRGLKSFRMSSWDPKESLPPEYARIFAFDNFTRTQKLVLATIAEVDGGTMDSARVGSYVRLHVKNIPTDVASKLCHPSRRIPLIVSGLLQHESKMSVLHFSIKKHDNYEAPIKSKEPLIFNVGFRQFIARPLFSSDNINCNKHKMERFLHHGRFSVASVYAPICFPPLPLIVLKNRDGEQPTIAAVGSQKGVDPDRIILKKIVLTGYPQRVSKLKAIVRYMFHNPDDVRWFKPVELWTKHGRRGRIKETVGTHGAMKCIFNSSIQQHDTVCVSLYKRAYPKWPEQLYQI, encoded by the exons ATCCGTGATTAGAAACGTGCTGCTTTGCTAAAGGAGAAACGGTCATCTATTGGATCTTCAAGCACACCACGTGTCATT GTTCTTGTTAGCCTTTCTTCATCAGCTGATGTTAGACCACTTGCCAAAGATCTTTTGACATTTGCAGACGGAGGTGATGGGGAACTGACATCCTCAACTGTTGCTTCTCCTACTTATAAACTTCGAACCACG GTACTGCAAGCACCTTATGGTGACCTTACCTCATGCATGGAACTTGCAAAG GTTGCTGATTTGTTGGCGTTCGTTCTATCAGCGAATTCATTGTACAGTAGTGATTCAAGCAATCCAATCGATGAGTTTGGATCTCAATGTCTATCCATATTTCGGGCCATGGGCTTACCTAGTACAGCTGTTTTTATTCGA GATCTTCCACCGGACAATAAAAGTAGGCAGGAATTGAAGAAAGCAGCAATTGCTTTTCTTTCTGCAGAGCTGCCTGAGGACTGCAAGTTTTACTTAGCAGACACCAAGGATGATTTGCATAAG TTCATGTGGCTTTTCAAGGAGCAGAACCTTTTGTCACCACATTGGAGGAACCAGAGACCTTATATTATGTCTGAGAAG GCCTGCATAGAACCTGACGACAATACGGGATTGTGCACACTGCTTGTGTCTGGATATTTGCGAGCCCACAATCTTTCAGTGAATCAACTT GTCCATGTGTCAGGTGCTGGTGATTTTCAGTTGGGCCAAATTGATGCCCTCAAGGATCCATTTCCTGTTAGCGAGCAGAAAAGCTCTGATGTAATGGAAACAGAAGATAATGGAATTCAT ATTGTTAACGCCTTCGTTCCAGACCCTTTGAATCAGGAACCCT TTGAAAATGTCGCAGATCCTCTTGCAGGGGAGCAG ACTTGGCCAACAGAAGCAGAGACAGAGGAGGCCAATACAAACAATAAACATAGAAAACTGGTAAAGAGGAAGCTTCCTCGAGGCACTTCAGAATACCAG GCTGCTTGGATTGTTGATGATACAGATGATGAAGGTGATGACTCTGATAATGACAACCAGGCTGGTTCTCAAATGGTAATTGACGAGCAAGATCACCCAGACCAAGCAAGTGATGGTTCGGATATAGATGCAGTTTCTCACTTCACGGATAAGTTTGATGAAGAAACTGTTGGGGGTACTGAGATGGCA GATGAAGAAAATTTGACTAGAGAGCAGATAGAGGCAGAGATTAAGAAGATCAAAGAAGCTAAAGCTGAAGATGAAG AATTTCCCGATGAGGTGGAGACACCATTAGATGTCCCAGCAAAAAAACGATTTGCAAAATATCGAGGGCTAAAGTCATTTAGGATGTCATCCTGGGACCCTAAG GAATCGTTACCACCTGAATACGCAAGAATATTTGCATTTGATAACTTTACACGAACTCAAAAGCTTGTCCTTGCTACAATTGCTGAGGTAGATGGAGGCACAATGGATTCTGCTCGAGTGGGATCATATGTGAGGCTTCATGTGAAAAACATTCCTACTGATGTCGCCTCGAAACTTTGTCATCCATCAAGAAGAATACCTCTGATTGTTTCTGGTCTTCTTCAACATGAGTCAAAGATGTCAGTTCTTCACTTCAG caTAAAGAAGCATGACAACTATGAAGCGCCTATCAAATCTAAGGAGCCTTTGATTTTCAATGTTGGGTTCCGGCAATTTATAGCAAG GCCATTGTTTTCATCCGACAATATCAATTGCAATAAACATAAGATGGAGAGATTTCTACATCATGGACGGTTTTCTGTTGCCTCTGTATATGCTCCAATTTGCTTTCCTCCACTTCCTCTAATTGTTTTAAAGAACAGAGATGGGGAGCAACCTACCATTGCTGCTGTTGGTTCACAAAAAGGTGTTGATCCAGATCGGATCATTCTGAAGAAAATTGTTTTGACGGG GTATCCTCAGAGAGTCTCAAAACTGAAAGCAATAGTGCGGTACATGTTCCACAATCCCGATGATGTCAGATGGTTCAAG CCTGTTGAGTTGTGGACAAAACATGGTCGGCGTGGCCGAATCAAAGAGACTGTCGGTACTCATG GTGCTATGAAATGCATATTCAATAGCAGCATTCAGCAGCATGATACCGTGTGCGTGAGCTTGTACAAACGTGCCTACCCAAAATGGCCGGAACAGCTCTACCAGATATAA